The nucleotide window atattattaaatactcaaTGTCATTGTGCTGACTGCCCACACCCTTCCAACGTCAGTtgtcaaaaaaattgttgatttattatttgctATTTAGTAATACCTAATAACAAATccatttttgtttacaaagtataattttgtcattaaattttatagtatattatttaactatggGTCTATTCGGTAAATCACCAGAACGGAATCCAAAAGAAATGGTTCGCTTGGTATTATTTGTcatatatagtaattttatctGTCGTAATGAaactataaattgtaatattatttaaggtaaACGAGTGGTCTCATAAGTTAAGAAAAGAGGGATATAATTTAGACAGGCAAATACGAGGTAAAGATAATCTAGTTTCagtatctttttaaaattccaaCAAGTCAGATGATGATAACAATGAGTCACCTTCTTGtacaatacattaaatgcttgaaaaaaattatccgAAAAATCATCTAAATTCAcaatatgtacaaataaacTGCCTGTATTCAGAgagattaagaaaaaatatttgttttttaacacaaaatcTCAAAGACTTGTTATTGTTGAGACAGTTATACTGTAtacttatatcttttttaGCAATTCAAAgggaagaagaaaaaattaaaagatcttTAAAAGAAGCAGCATCTAAAAGTGATAAACAAGTTTGCACTATACTGGCCAAAGAAATAATCAGGTCTAGAAAAgcaataagtaaaatatatactagtaAAGCACATTTAAATTCTGTGCAGATGCAAATGAAGAATCAACTTGGTAAGTAGTAAATTTATGGatacaacattttaaatactattaattattattatatacttttattacagCAACATTACGGGTTGCTGGTTCTTTACAAAAATCAACTGAGGTATGTTGTTGTGTTTAATAATTCcttgtattgtattaataaatatcagcGCATTATAAgagcattatattattaaaaaacaacattgAGACAAATtggaaaaagaaatacaagaTAGAACTAAAGGCAAgtcctaaaataattatcatataaaacatGGTACAACAAacaagatataataaatattttcagagatataataaaatgagggtttaaatttaaactagatatggatatacacatatattatattacattgaaaatataatatattttgaatgtttGTTACCATACAATGTTTTGCTAGATCTTGTTAAAGGGATGGACACAgaatgattttcttttttaaataaatgtcgaTTATCACGATATACCTGCGTCATGTATTTACTGAATCACATTTTTCCCACACTAGGTAATGCAAGCTATGCAGGCACTGCTTAGGTTACCAGAGATCGCCCAAACAATGCAAGATTTGAGTAAAGAAATGATGAAAGCTGGTATTATTGAGGAAATGGTAGATGAAACTATGTCTGGCATGGAAGATGAAGAAGAAATGGAGGAAGCAGCCCAGAGTGAAGTTGACAAGGTAAGCTAagattataatgataatgatttCAAGATTTCACTAAATTAGGAAATTCGCTATACCTTGCATGTGCATTTAAAGCTGTAATTTTATAcatgacaaaacaaaaatgacaTTAGTATAAATTCTGAAGTCTAGtacaatataagaaaattcaaatgttatagGTGCTATGGGAACTAACTCAAGGCAAGCTGGGTGAAGCGCCGGCTCCGCCCACGGCCGTGGGAGCTCCTTCAACAAGTCAAGAGGTCACTGAGGAACCGGATGAAAGTGAACTAGATGAGATGCAATCAAGATTACAGGCTTTACGTTCATaggtaataaaattagaaatgaTTAAAACGTTCTATCTTATAACAATTCAGCCTGATTAATGCCTTACAAAGTAAGAgtgttttatgtaattcaCTCAATTTCGAACTTTTGAGTATAAATTAGCATTTCCCAACTTTTTTTGTGCAAAGCCACTTTTTagcctttttaaaattcttatgcCGGCGCCGGCGCTCCCCCTCCATATTCAACATGcgtaatatgtacatatataaataacgtaaTTGTTCACTTAAGAAAGTAAATGATAGgattgaaaaagaaattataaggaaattgttaaataattttcaaaatacataatgaaaaattgaattccaaataaatttaagaaatttttggATAGCCCCCCTTAACAATAGAATGTTAGGCGTGGGCCGAACATTgggttacataatatatagataatcaTGCACAGGAAATTTTTCAATCTGGCCAGATAAAGTATAAACCGaccttttgggtctaaggcgaGTCGGTTTCTTCATCGTTCGCACATATTCCATTGCTGCTCAACTGATtaaacctatgacctcagaaATTAGAATCGCACGCTGCAGCCACTGGGCCAAAACGACTGCTTTTAACAGTATAAACCTTTATTAACTTCTACTTCTAACTTCtttcttttcaaatattaaaaaatttgccTTTGAACTTGACATAAATCATCAAGTGAGTTCTGTAAGTGAAACATatggaataattttattgttttagatacGAAGAATACACTGGAAAAAATGCCTTAATAGATATCGCGTTTGTATGCATTATATTGGAAAGATTTTGAGCactatttttaagtagtaTGAAGCGTGGCTGGCTACATTTTAGTATATCATTTAAATCCTCGATAATTTATCCCTTTCCAATCCTATTCCTAGTTCTCAGCCCCGCCTTATTTAacttaatgtattaaagataTGTTGtgcgttatttattttgaactttATACATGTTATAAAAGGACTAAGATCTTTAACGAAAGTATTTACAGAAATCGAAtgttatagattttaaaacaatatctaaAGGTATTTTCACTTTTTGTTTtggatttaaaaatgtgtttaatttcACTTCTAAAGATGGTATGAAAGCTATACTGAGAAATTACTACACATTGACAATTGTTGATATAGTGGCATGAAAACTATTTGCTATTTTGTGTTGCGTTGcgtttctataataaaatttcaattgttttaatgtcacgagaactaaaattttaatatacgaatattttgtccaatttaataattgcttattaataataataaaggctacatttttaaatccataaaaacatattttgagcAGCGcctaaacttaataaaattatgtggCAGATGCAATGTAATATTAAcagcttatttaaaaaagattttttttaactttaatcacaaataattggattttgtgaattattttaagtaatatttctaattgtgatattgtttacaataaatttatgaattaaatatttgtttgcgTTTATATGGTCCTtagttaattcaatatttaatatatcaagCGTGCTTCCAAAGACGAGCCCGTGCGTTCTAATGTGTTGCTGTGTTGTGAGAACCAAGATTTactttctatataataattattatctctCTAAACCAGCATATCTAGATACCTATGCTTGTCAAGTTAccttaaaaagaaaaagtaacaGAAAAATGTCCGACCAAAGAGTGTTTACTGGTATACGTAAACATTTACCCCCTCATACATGACAGGTTTAAGGGCCAGCAATgcattcgcgagccctttgAATTTTGACATTGGCAGTGTCTATGGCCGGCGTTATCATTTATTATCGGGTGTTCTGCGTTTGCCCGCTGTGATATTAAACTGTCATGTCTCTTTGCCATAGCATGAACgtaatttgacagaaagagacgaacacataaacatgattttataaaCGAAGGTAGATTACAAAAAacgtcaatataataatatatttaataatactcatAATATCGCTTACAATGAGAATATCTCGTACGCTACGTATCACagtttgttacaacattttgGAGGACAAATCTAACTCAAGTTGAAGGTCTTGAATAGACTCTTTCTTCAAGAGTGGTTTTCGGTCGTTCTCTTTTATCTTTTTCGGATTCTTTTTCTTCGTTTgcctgaaaaacaaaatacgtcAGAAATCATGAATGCAGTTTCATACAAACTACCATGTCCGAAAGCCGATAAACGCAttattgcatttaaataacaataataaaacttatattaagtTCATATAAGcgttaaatattactttattcatttaatttagttatttactggcaataataaaacgtaaaaCCAATATATTACCTCTGGggaagcaataaaaataaaattacgttcAAGAGCATTCTTAAAAGAATTATGATTGAAACCTGTTAAAATAACCATAGCAACAAACATCTATTGCCGTGTAGTTTGCGATATTCCACTCTCACCTATTAACAACGCCATCGGGCAAATCCATCATTCGCAGTATGAGAGCCTGGTCTGAGGAATCGAGTGGTGCCACCGATATGTCGCGAACGGCACGGAATTTACCACAGTTGTTTAGGTGCTCGTTTTCCAGGCGGAAAAAGTTCCATATGAAACGTCTGGAAATGAATTACGAATATATATTACGTGGAGTATAACATGGAGGTTCTGGTGTTGTTTCCAAGCGAAAGAAAAGCGCAAGAAAGCAAATACTGGGGTTTTATTAGGCTTAAAAAACGTTAAAACAAACGCAGATACATATCTGCCCCATGTTAAAGATATgccaattttttaaagacaaaaCATGAAACCTATGTTTATCCTTTGTTTGTGAATaccataaattatagattgagcctataatttatatgtttatacacACTTTTTCGAGTTTTTCACACAACATAGCCagtatgaatgaatgaattaaaGCATAAATTTGCTTGTTCGGCGagattatatttgaaaaatcaaGCAACGTCGGAAGATCGACGAATATCGATTCAGGACAAAAAGgacgttttaaaattaaagcgGACTTGTTGAAATAAAGACAGGAAATATTGAAATACTCACCTAAAAACTTCTAAGGGCGCTAGTATGGAGATCATAGTTTCGCCGCTAACTAATTGGTTCTCGGTTAAGAGGAACGCAGGCGCCCAAATGAAACGCAACACCAGGTCTTCTACTATTGCAAAGTAatagaactaaaaaaaaaattaatacgcgCTCTATAAACAAAAGGtgtattaacttatttgcTATCTCTACCTTTATCAGCAACAGACGCTCAAACACTATAAACATATATGagaaaaaatttagaaaagttATCATAACATCTCTAATCTATGGTAAAATCGTGGCTTTTGCAAAACGttctaacaaattattattcgaCGAAGACAAACATGGCGTCAAGAACACCATCATATGCTAATAatctagaaatattaatttggcaCTGATAGAAAAGACCGCTTTTCTCTAAAGATAGATTAATTTTCCTTAAACACTATTAGGAGTTTCTTTGTAGTagctaattttacattaatttcttatttgttaCGAATTTTAGGTCACAAGTGGACGAAAATCAATGGTCTGATGAACATTTATCTAACTCTATTGTTTTCACAGTGCTAAGTTCGAATCCAGTATGTTAAGAACAAATCGTGACATTCGCAATTAAGGCTGTACTGCGGTGAGCAGTTGAGCACTGAGGCGCGCCGGCCcgtaataacaattagttatgttaaacattaaattaatgtaattttatcagAATTTTTTCTGAAATGGATAGTTGCcttgcgataaaatatatcgtgtaaatttaaaaacatgttctatatacatttttgtcataaaatcaaagtgtcaaaaattggctatgacagatttttttctatcgagcgaagttatttaaattgtgtatcTTTCAAAATTGATACATAAACTACACAAGTCCACGATACATGTTTTCTATTCCCCAtacattaagaaataaaggccaaaaaatggaaagaaacaatgtacttttttgtaatttggCGACCGGATAGGTGCTTAATAGTTAGTAGCCCCAAAAAGCTCATCATCCAGTGCCATGGGCCAAAACACTTACCCAAACACTATAGACGATTTCATCTCTAAGCAAGGCGTTCTCCGCTGCAGGTCCCACCGTGAGAAGCCCCCAATCCATTCGAACGTCCCAAGTGTACGTGTAACACGACGATACGAATTGACAAGCCAACCACGCGTAAAGCCACGGATTGTCGTATGTATTTGAGTAGTTTGCTGTGGGAAACTGTTACTGCTACATCTATTCAGAAACAGCTATTTAATCCCTTAGGTAAGGGATTTAAATCGTTTGCTTCATCACTAGAGAGATCGAAAACGAACGTATACAAATCCTGCTGTCAAAAAGTTgagataatgaaatattatctacattaaatttgaaaattgacattgaattattattattttctcataTAAGTGATAAAATGTAGTGAATCTACCTCGGATGAGACACTATTTTAAACAAGCCATAGAACATAAGAACTTTCCTTCACTGATTGAGgtgaattgttaaaaaaattcagatCAGAACTTTTTCTTAATGAAGTAGtgaaagaaatgtattaaaagatGTAAACTCACAGAGTAGCCTAGTTAAGAAGACAAAGACAAATGCAAAAAGTCACttacgtttataaataattcttaaagtCGAAAACAGAACCACAAAGAACGTAGTAGAATATTTTCCCGCGTTCACGAGATGAGGGAACGCCTCTTTGCTGTCCCGGTAACGCCGGAGACATTGCCAAAAACGCGTCCAAGCAGGGATTATGTTCACCAGGGCACGAGATATTATGTACCATTTCGTTGTTTCGAATTCTTctgcaatttttatttattcatactgtATTACCTTATTCcaaaacatacacataacaaaaaaaaagcaGGTCACATAAGATattaggcaacgggcggccttattgctaacaagcgatttcttccaggcaactctAATGTGgaacaattaaaaagaaacacctaCAGAGAAATTGTAGGTTATatgatcaaaaataaatattagaccAAGCCGATTAACTGATAACATGACTTGAGCAATCAATCCAGGTGTTATGTTCTCATGTATTATTTGTGGAACAAAACGCAATTAAGAAAGTACAGTAATACCCCGACTTACGCTACCTCGACTTACGCGAATTCGAAGTTACGCGATTTAATTTTCTCGTCTAttcgttttttgtttgaacgcCGCGCAGTAAAAGTCAAGCGGCGGCGTTTGTTTCTGACTCCCCCCGCCCGCATTATTATTCGTTCAGTTTACAACAGGCACAGACGTGTAGTGATGTAAACTGTGTAGGATAGTGATGATGTTCAAGAGCTTGTGGATTCACACAATGAGGAGGTCACAAATGATGAGCTCATATCAATGCGTGGACAAGTCACAATGATGAACAATGATGATTCTTTGGATCCAGTTCAATTGGAAGATCAAATGACAGTTGTAAACTTGACAGAAGCCCTGAGTTCGATTGAAAAAGGGTTAACAATTTTGGAAAGCATAGACTCCAATGAAGAgcgcatttttgttacaaaacatggaattataaaattactaggATGCTACGAGAAGATATACGGGAGAAGAAAACGActttgtaattacaatttatgaaaccTTCTACATCAAACTAACTTCGGATTGCGTTTATACActctattaatatagtttgtcatattatctagaatgagatactaataattatttcctaaattattgttttatttagtctccagtcccaattaaacataccttgtatgtctttatatgcaaatttgtACCCCGACTTACGCGAATTCGACTTACGCGGATAGCGCTCAGTCCCACCTATCGCGTAACTCCGGGGTATTACtgtacagtaaaaatatttccatacTAATTTGCGTCGAATAACTAAGTGCGTGACTTGGGAAGAACTagagaaaatattatagacagaaattttattaatttaaatatgtattagtatTCCTAGCTAAAACAGAACGCATTTCAGCCAAAAATGAAATACGTACATTTAAACACAAACATGAAACACATtacttattatgaaataaaccaTTGATTTTCAAAGCAAAGTCAAACAACATAAACTTCCACATTTTCGTCTAGCATTATCTATGACAATATCTTACCATTAACATCAAACCAATCCGCCCCGGCCACATAGAATGCCACAAGGTAGTGAAAATCGAGAAATGCAAACACAAATGAGTTCCACTGATCAGCGAGCCAAAAGTCCGCGAACAACACGGGCATAAATGGCGCCGCAAGGATCCTGCCCtagaaaatattagtttatctaatatataaaattcttgtgtcacggggttagtaaccgaactcctccgaaacggctcgaccgattctcatgaaattttgtgagcgtattgggtaggtctgagaatcgaacaacatctatttttcatgcccctaaatgttaagggtggtccacccctaaatgtttttatttattttttagaaatttttttcgtttttatttttttacgatacaaaaACAAcagattacaaaaatacatgcaaccctaaattttcacccctctacaatcatcccttatgttttttttgttaattataaactttaattttttggcacaaaaacatggcaaaacaacgtttgccgggtttTTCTATAATCCTCTCACTCATAAATTTAGGTTTGTAAACGTATTACAtgcaaaatgtttataaacgtTATGTTTTAACAGAGAAcgtataaagataaaaattcaattcaattatttttaaataaccaatATGAGTGCGATGTTTTGAAACTCATTAATGAAACAAAGACTACTGGAGTAATAaagagatattatttttaattcaacgttttttattaaaaccaatgATCAACGGTTCGATTCCCGTGATTAGTTATTGCATCTATTGGACAGGCAAATAAAACTTGCAAAGTCTGATGGAGATACAAATGAAACACTTACACATATCCTTAGAAACCAAAAGCGGGCCTCATGACGAAATACTCTGAGAGGATTCATGAGGAAGGCCAACATTATCACAACTAACGCCAACGGATTCACGAATGGCGGTATACTCAAACTTGCACtggaaatttattaataataaaacgcaaataatAAACACGCTCTTGCGCGctaaacccaataattaatctacaATCTCAGTTTGAAAACAATCTGTCATCAGACCGTGAGGCGTGACAGTCGACCGATcttctatctgcatcccaataaccaaaccctagaACACAATTCATTTTTCgtgacggatagaatgcaatctcttcgctctttacactctaTAATAATCGATATAAAccgaataaagtaaataaaatcgtacaaataatattaaaatatacatgtctatgtttaaaacatatcaagtggctttttaattattttaaaacagctGTAAGTTAACCTATCTACCTATCCTggtagcttgtatcgacagatgtctataacaatccgtcgattggttatcagcacacttttatcaatattggGATTAAGAtttctatctcagatggtcaaaatgGCTTGAGATAGATTATTGGGTTTAGGCGTTAGGCGGTAatcatttcatataaataaatttacgtaCACATGGTAAAGTTAGATTAGGTTACGCAgtccaaattatatattttattgccagAAATTTGATCTGGACTTTCAGCGCTAAGTGTGTATGAATGTTGTGTAGTAATAGAGATATACAATTTTGCATGAttcttatatgtaataatttgtataggATAAACTCGGAAATAATGATCCATTTACACAAAATTGTCTGCACCTACCTATAAATAAAGCTTAAAATACTGAGCGCCCACACAACACCAAAGATCGCAGCGAGTTCCATAAGATGCTGTTCGGAAAGATGTTTTCTAGGATCCAGTTCAAATATAAGTACATGATTGACTCCAGAACTACGCCAGCCGTACACATTAATTCCTATTAGGAAGATAAATTCAACAAGAAGAAACGGACCTCGGTATAACCGAAATGCCGTTTTGAAGTTTTCTGTGCCGCCTTCATGGAAAAGTGCTGGAAAGAAGAggattagtaaataatatggtCTCTATAGTCATTACCGTCTTAATCTTACTACCATTGTAGCtcctgtatatttatttggtttaataatattaaattataatatttatgttattaatgagATAcgactgtatttaaaaaaaaaagagtggcggagagtttattgccagttcttttcttccgttctacgcccttgatttgagaactggcagtaaatgtaaaattttgacgttcataagggtacattatgttaccaacatgaataaatgattttgaatctgaatttgaatttaattttaatgagtttCGAAAATCAAGTGTTTCTAGCGAATTCTGTTTTCACTCTCAAGAAAATTCATCTCACACTTTGTTTGTCGGATctgatcaataaaatatttttaccaaacataaaattttatagaaaacatcAGATTTGCAAACCTAAAGTCATTTCATAAGactatataaatgtaaataaattaacaaattgcTTCAAAGTTCACAAGAAAGTGACTATTCGCGTTGTTGTTAGCGCATGGTCTCAGTCAAGATTTAACTAATAaggtattattatagtattggTATAGTTTTCagttttatgtacataaagacataaatagataattccttttatactaaaatacataGGTTAATtcgtaaacaaattatttagcCATTAGAACTTCTAAAGCTTTCCATCCATCTACTGGAAAGTTTCTAAAttgaaatcataaattattactgaGCATTATAAGTGCTTAACCTAATAACCATATTATATTgcgatattaaaacaataaatttaaaacagcaTCTATGTACAGACGATGTAAGCTGTGcaaatagattataaattgtgtcacaaatatttcttatctGTAACCGTGGCGAGATTAAATAGGTAGGTCGGTTTTGTAAATTTGCATTAAATAAACAGAATGCAACTTCATGTTGGTTTAGAGATAggtttatttgcattaaggTTTTATCTGGAACATGAGAAACCTCACCAGTTTTTCTTACTATCCCAAAAGCAGATTTCTTgcatgttatttaataattaaatttcaatggaaacatatttataattgtaatattataattataatacttgtCCTAAAATTGaactaatttattcaattaacaaTCAGGAAGTTGAAAAACTTTTACTTACTTTAGCGTAAGATTtgagcaaaaaaatatatattaaatagcatttacatctaaaaaatatttatatttgtttttttatagattttttttaaaactgataCTACCACCCAATGAACACATTGCCACAAGGCTCGCAAGACCGTAGCAATGGTTTCACTAATTTAGTGTAATACGAGTATTTTACAGcaaaaactgtaaaatattacactaTGTAATAACTTAGTGAGATAAGATTTCGTAAGCTAGAAAAAAAAGtaggcaaaaataaaaaaaatgtacctattttttgtaatttaccTGAGAGTACAACGGTGATAAATAGAACTATAAAGGACCCCGAAAACAGTCCCACTTTGAACGTGGTCCAGGGACTCTGCTGCTCTCCCAAAGGTGGGACACGCAACTTCTTCATTGCTTTTTGTCTGTCACCacctacaataatatattacgaaATACAAACAACGCAATTATTCCGctaataatattcaaagaaTCCAATCGAATTGTTctagttaattctaataatattcaaagaaTCCAATCAAATTGTTATAGTTAATTAAgtgataacattttttaacctacaatttacgaaaatagtccaaatatagaaaattaaaaatattatgtggaCTTTAAagcgttaataataaatgcattctgatttaaaatatgagaaaaatgcattttcattaCGGACTAGGAGTAGGCTCTTTGAGtcatgtttttaattcataggCTCTGCTGTAATAGAAGTGCTACTAGTTGAGCAAGATTCACCAAAATATCAGTCAACAACAATAGAAAAGGGCTTAAGATTAGATTTCACATTGAAAGAGCTTTATCATTTTTTCTTGCTATGCTGCTCGTATATTACCTTCGAGATCATTTGTGACGGTAGCCTCTGTGTCGCTGATTAATCTGTCGATGTCTTTATTTGTGTAAAAGTGCGACGTTTCTACATGCTCTGCCCGCCATTGCGCGCCATTGCttacatttaataactaaaattaaatcagattaatataataatttcctcATAAATATctcttataaattatgttactgaaatcaataaattataatataccttatcgtgtttctttaatatcttCCTAAATcctgtataatttaaattctggTAGTTTTGGAGCAGTattaaactaagataaaaTTCGCTAAATGCCAGCTTTAATTCCTGTAATTTGCGTCGTGGTACTGCTTTTTTGCTATCACCTCCACTTTTCGGTTTCATTGTATCAAATCGAGATTTCAACTCACTCTGCAGAGTTGCATATTTTCTCGTTCCCTCCGCCAACTTttctaaaatgttaaaattactcttgtttcttattattgctatttattcTAATCATTTCTCATTCCATCAAACTATAACTAATTGTAGAAACTGTTGAAAATTA belongs to Pieris rapae chromosome 2, ilPieRapa1.1, whole genome shotgun sequence and includes:
- the LOC111002891 gene encoding charged multivesicular body protein 3 codes for the protein MGLFGKSPERNPKEMVNEWSHKLRKEGYNLDRQIRAIQREEEKIKRSLKEAASKSDKQVCTILAKEIIRSRKAISKIYTSKAHLNSVQMQMKNQLATLRVAGSLQKSTEVMQAMQALLRLPEIAQTMQDLSKEMMKAGIIEEMVDETMSGMEDEEEMEEAAQSEVDKVLWELTQGKLGEAPAPPTAVGAPSTSQEVTEEPDESELDEMQSRLQALRS
- the LOC110991816 gene encoding xenotropic and polytropic retrovirus receptor 1 is translated as MKFAEHLSAHITPEWRKQYINYEEMKAMLYTAVEEAPSAENVEPEVLSRHFANFDETFFHYCDEELKKINTFYSEKLAEGTRKYATLQSELKSRFDTMKPKSGGDSKKAVPRRKLQELKLAFSEFYLSLILLQNYQNLNYTGFRKILKKHDKLLNVSNGAQWRAEHVETSHFYTNKDIDRLISDTEATVTNDLEGGDRQKAMKKLRVPPLGEQQSPWTTFKVGLFSGSFIVLFITVVLSALFHEGGTENFKTAFRLYRGPFLLVEFIFLIGINVYGWRSSGVNHVLIFELDPRKHLSEQHLMELAAIFGVVWALSILSFIYSASLSIPPFVNPLALVVIMLAFLMNPLRVFRHEARFWFLRICGRILAAPFMPVLFADFWLADQWNSFVFAFLDFHYLVAFYVAGADWFDVNEEFETTKWYIISRALVNIIPAWTRFWQCLRRYRDSKEAFPHLVNAGKYSTTFFVVLFSTLRIIYKPNYSNTYDNPWLYAWLACQFVSSCYTYTWDVRMDWGLLTVGPAAENALLRDEIVYSVWFYYFAIVEDLVLRFIWAPAFLLTENQLVSGETMISILAPLEVFRRFIWNFFRLENEHLNNCGKFRAVRDISVAPLDSSDQALILRMMDLPDGVVNRQTKKKNPKKIKENDRKPLLKKESIQDLQLELDLSSKML